A single region of the Brachypodium distachyon strain Bd21 chromosome 3, Brachypodium_distachyon_v3.0, whole genome shotgun sequence genome encodes:
- the LOC100842146 gene encoding probable glucuronosyltransferase Os10g0205300 isoform X2, protein MAAPCPPRRPISAPCFLICFLLGFVAGLFPFAHRHLHLDLHLPLPPAPTAVMEPFRNPSPLPLPPPGDQSPLPPSRDPSPQPPPAPMATERKLLLVVTPTRARPLQAYYLGRLAHTLRLAPSPLLWLVVDDGAASRETAALLRGCGVMYRHLSSPDALQEPPQRTRSRQHNRVLQQNAALDHIEHHRIHGIVYFADESHVYSLDLFRHLRQIRSFGTWPVAMLAAGKSKTILQGPVCNGSRVVGWHTNEKTRRLRRFHVSMSGFAFNSTMLWDTRKRAHQAWNYIRLLDTVKEGFQETKFIEQLVEDETHMEGIPPGCSKIMNFHLHLEDKGLVYPKGGQLTKNLDVVIPLNHEVKHTVTFSYGQKEEDISTSLS, encoded by the exons ATGGCCGCGCCGtgcccgccgcggcggcccaTCTCGGCTCCGTGCTTCCTCATCTGCTTCCTCCTCGGCTTCGTCGCCGGCCTCTTCCCCTTCGCGCACCGTCACCTCCACCTCGACCTCCACCTGCCTCTCCCACCCGCTCCGACGGCCGTCATGGAGCCCTTCCGCAACCCTTCCCCGCTGCCGCTACCGCCGCCCGGCGACCAGTCCCCACTGCCGCCGTCCCGCGACCCGtccccgcagccgccgcccgcgccgatgGCTACAGAACGGAAGCTGCTTCTGGTTGTGACGCCAACCCGCGCCCGCCCGCTCCAGGCCTACTACCTGGGCCGGCTCGCGCACACGCTCCGCCTCGCTCCATCCCCGCTGCTCTGGctcgtcgtcgacgacggcgccgcctcGCGCGAAACGGCCGCCCTGCTCCGCGGCTGCGGGGTCATGTATCGCCATCTATCCTCCCCCGACGCGCTCCAGGAACCACCCCAGCGCACGCGCTCGAGGCAGCACAACCGCGTGCTGCAGCAGAACGCGGCGCTCGACCATATCGAGCACCACCGCATCCACGGCATCGTCTACTTCGCCGACGAGAGCCACGTCTACTCCCTTGACCTCTTCCGCCATCTTCGCCAGATAAG GAGTTTCGGCACCTGGCCTGTCGCAATGCTGGCTGCGGGGAAGAGTAAGACGATACTGCAAGGGCCCGTGTGTAACGGGAGCCGGGTGGTCGGGTGGCATACGAATGAGAAGACCAGGAGGCTGCGGAGGTTCCATGTGAGTATGTCAGGGTTTGCTTTCAACAGCACCATGCTTTGGGATACCAGGAAGAGGGCTCATCAGGCCTGGAATTACATCCGGCTGCTGGACACAGTCAAGGAGGGCTTTCAA GAGACGAAATTTATAGAGCAGCTTGTAGAAGATGAAACTCATATGGAGGGCATTCCACCTGgttgttcaaaaatcatgaatTTTCATCTTCATCTAGAAGACAAAGGTCTTGTATATCCAAAGGGGGGGCAACTGACAAAAAACCTGGATGTAGTTATTCCTCTGAATCACGAAGTAAAGCACACG GTAACCTTCAGTTACGGccaaaaggaagaagataTTTCAACAAGTCTATCGTAA
- the LOC100842146 gene encoding probable glucuronosyltransferase Os10g0205300 isoform X1 — translation MAAPCPPRRPISAPCFLICFLLGFVAGLFPFAHRHLHLDLHLPLPPAPTAVMEPFRNPSPLPLPPPGDQSPLPPSRDPSPQPPPAPMATERKLLLVVTPTRARPLQAYYLGRLAHTLRLAPSPLLWLVVDDGAASRETAALLRGCGVMYRHLSSPDALQEPPQRTRSRQHNRVLQQNAALDHIEHHRIHGIVYFADESHVYSLDLFRHLRQIRSFGTWPVAMLAAGKSKTILQGPVCNGSRVVGWHTNEKTRRLRRFHVSMSGFAFNSTMLWDTRKRAHQAWNYIRLLDTVKEGFQETKFIEQLVEDETHMEGIPPGCSKIMNFHLHLEDKGLVYPKGGQLTKNLDVVIPLNHEVKHTRSGCLRRSRGQRRLFVSYSLAVPPSPAAESGSQLGTPSIGSFKPCGKGFLGIEKMKKTLLIL, via the exons ATGGCCGCGCCGtgcccgccgcggcggcccaTCTCGGCTCCGTGCTTCCTCATCTGCTTCCTCCTCGGCTTCGTCGCCGGCCTCTTCCCCTTCGCGCACCGTCACCTCCACCTCGACCTCCACCTGCCTCTCCCACCCGCTCCGACGGCCGTCATGGAGCCCTTCCGCAACCCTTCCCCGCTGCCGCTACCGCCGCCCGGCGACCAGTCCCCACTGCCGCCGTCCCGCGACCCGtccccgcagccgccgcccgcgccgatgGCTACAGAACGGAAGCTGCTTCTGGTTGTGACGCCAACCCGCGCCCGCCCGCTCCAGGCCTACTACCTGGGCCGGCTCGCGCACACGCTCCGCCTCGCTCCATCCCCGCTGCTCTGGctcgtcgtcgacgacggcgccgcctcGCGCGAAACGGCCGCCCTGCTCCGCGGCTGCGGGGTCATGTATCGCCATCTATCCTCCCCCGACGCGCTCCAGGAACCACCCCAGCGCACGCGCTCGAGGCAGCACAACCGCGTGCTGCAGCAGAACGCGGCGCTCGACCATATCGAGCACCACCGCATCCACGGCATCGTCTACTTCGCCGACGAGAGCCACGTCTACTCCCTTGACCTCTTCCGCCATCTTCGCCAGATAAG GAGTTTCGGCACCTGGCCTGTCGCAATGCTGGCTGCGGGGAAGAGTAAGACGATACTGCAAGGGCCCGTGTGTAACGGGAGCCGGGTGGTCGGGTGGCATACGAATGAGAAGACCAGGAGGCTGCGGAGGTTCCATGTGAGTATGTCAGGGTTTGCTTTCAACAGCACCATGCTTTGGGATACCAGGAAGAGGGCTCATCAGGCCTGGAATTACATCCGGCTGCTGGACACAGTCAAGGAGGGCTTTCAA GAGACGAAATTTATAGAGCAGCTTGTAGAAGATGAAACTCATATGGAGGGCATTCCACCTGgttgttcaaaaatcatgaatTTTCATCTTCATCTAGAAGACAAAGGTCTTGTATATCCAAAGGGGGGGCAACTGACAAAAAACCTGGATGTAGTTATTCCTCTGAATCACGAAGTAAAGCACACG CGGTCTGGATGCCtgagaagaagcagaggacaGCGGAGGCTCTTCGTTAGTTATTCTCTGGCCGTGCCGCCATCGCCAGCAGCCGAGTCTGGCTCTCAGCTGGGTACTCCTTCCATAGGATCGTTTAAGCCTTGTGGGAAGGGTTTTCTAGGAAtagagaagatgaagaaaaccTTGTTGATCCTGTAG
- the LOC100842146 gene encoding probable glucuronosyltransferase Os10g0205300 isoform X3 codes for MAAPCPPRRPISAPCFLICFLLGFVAGLFPFAHRHLHLDLHLPLPPAPTAVMEPFRNPSPLPLPPPGDQSPLPPSRDPSPQPPPAPMATERKLLLVVTPTRARPLQAYYLGRLAHTLRLAPSPLLWLVVDDGAASRETAALLRGCGVMYRHLSSPDALQEPPQRTRSRQHNRVLQQNAALDHIEHHRIHGIVYFADESHVYSLDLFRHLRQIRSFGTWPVAMLAAGKSKTILQGPVCNGSRVVGWHTNEKTRRLRRFHVSMSGFAFNSTMLWDTRKRAHQAWNYIRLLDTVKEGFQETKFIEQLVEDETHMEGIPPGCSKIMNFHLHLEDKGLVYPKGGQLTKNLDVVIPLNHEVKHTHKFKPR; via the exons ATGGCCGCGCCGtgcccgccgcggcggcccaTCTCGGCTCCGTGCTTCCTCATCTGCTTCCTCCTCGGCTTCGTCGCCGGCCTCTTCCCCTTCGCGCACCGTCACCTCCACCTCGACCTCCACCTGCCTCTCCCACCCGCTCCGACGGCCGTCATGGAGCCCTTCCGCAACCCTTCCCCGCTGCCGCTACCGCCGCCCGGCGACCAGTCCCCACTGCCGCCGTCCCGCGACCCGtccccgcagccgccgcccgcgccgatgGCTACAGAACGGAAGCTGCTTCTGGTTGTGACGCCAACCCGCGCCCGCCCGCTCCAGGCCTACTACCTGGGCCGGCTCGCGCACACGCTCCGCCTCGCTCCATCCCCGCTGCTCTGGctcgtcgtcgacgacggcgccgcctcGCGCGAAACGGCCGCCCTGCTCCGCGGCTGCGGGGTCATGTATCGCCATCTATCCTCCCCCGACGCGCTCCAGGAACCACCCCAGCGCACGCGCTCGAGGCAGCACAACCGCGTGCTGCAGCAGAACGCGGCGCTCGACCATATCGAGCACCACCGCATCCACGGCATCGTCTACTTCGCCGACGAGAGCCACGTCTACTCCCTTGACCTCTTCCGCCATCTTCGCCAGATAAG GAGTTTCGGCACCTGGCCTGTCGCAATGCTGGCTGCGGGGAAGAGTAAGACGATACTGCAAGGGCCCGTGTGTAACGGGAGCCGGGTGGTCGGGTGGCATACGAATGAGAAGACCAGGAGGCTGCGGAGGTTCCATGTGAGTATGTCAGGGTTTGCTTTCAACAGCACCATGCTTTGGGATACCAGGAAGAGGGCTCATCAGGCCTGGAATTACATCCGGCTGCTGGACACAGTCAAGGAGGGCTTTCAA GAGACGAAATTTATAGAGCAGCTTGTAGAAGATGAAACTCATATGGAGGGCATTCCACCTGgttgttcaaaaatcatgaatTTTCATCTTCATCTAGAAGACAAAGGTCTTGTATATCCAAAGGGGGGGCAACTGACAAAAAACCTGGATGTAGTTATTCCTCTGAATCACGAAGTAAAGCACACG CACAAATTCAAGCCAAGGTGA
- the LOC100842146 gene encoding probable glucuronosyltransferase Os10g0205300 isoform X4, producing the protein MAAPCPPRRPISAPCFLICFLLGFVAGLFPFAHRHLHLDLHLPLPPAPTAVMEPFRNPSPLPLPPPGDQSPLPPSRDPSPQPPPAPMATERKLLLVVTPTRARPLQAYYLGRLAHTLRLAPSPLLWLVVDDGAASRETAALLRGCGVMYRHLSSPDALQEPPQRTRSRQHNRVLQQNAALDHIEHHRIHGIVYFADESHVYSLDLFRHLRQIRSFGTWPVAMLAAGKSKTILQGPVCNGSRVVGWHTNEKTRRLRRFHVSMSGFAFNSTMLWDTRKRAHQAWNYIRLLDTVKEGFQETKFIEQLVEDETHMEGIPPGCSKIMNFHLHLEDKGLVYPKGGQLTKNLDVVIPLNHEVKHTV; encoded by the exons ATGGCCGCGCCGtgcccgccgcggcggcccaTCTCGGCTCCGTGCTTCCTCATCTGCTTCCTCCTCGGCTTCGTCGCCGGCCTCTTCCCCTTCGCGCACCGTCACCTCCACCTCGACCTCCACCTGCCTCTCCCACCCGCTCCGACGGCCGTCATGGAGCCCTTCCGCAACCCTTCCCCGCTGCCGCTACCGCCGCCCGGCGACCAGTCCCCACTGCCGCCGTCCCGCGACCCGtccccgcagccgccgcccgcgccgatgGCTACAGAACGGAAGCTGCTTCTGGTTGTGACGCCAACCCGCGCCCGCCCGCTCCAGGCCTACTACCTGGGCCGGCTCGCGCACACGCTCCGCCTCGCTCCATCCCCGCTGCTCTGGctcgtcgtcgacgacggcgccgcctcGCGCGAAACGGCCGCCCTGCTCCGCGGCTGCGGGGTCATGTATCGCCATCTATCCTCCCCCGACGCGCTCCAGGAACCACCCCAGCGCACGCGCTCGAGGCAGCACAACCGCGTGCTGCAGCAGAACGCGGCGCTCGACCATATCGAGCACCACCGCATCCACGGCATCGTCTACTTCGCCGACGAGAGCCACGTCTACTCCCTTGACCTCTTCCGCCATCTTCGCCAGATAAG GAGTTTCGGCACCTGGCCTGTCGCAATGCTGGCTGCGGGGAAGAGTAAGACGATACTGCAAGGGCCCGTGTGTAACGGGAGCCGGGTGGTCGGGTGGCATACGAATGAGAAGACCAGGAGGCTGCGGAGGTTCCATGTGAGTATGTCAGGGTTTGCTTTCAACAGCACCATGCTTTGGGATACCAGGAAGAGGGCTCATCAGGCCTGGAATTACATCCGGCTGCTGGACACAGTCAAGGAGGGCTTTCAA GAGACGAAATTTATAGAGCAGCTTGTAGAAGATGAAACTCATATGGAGGGCATTCCACCTGgttgttcaaaaatcatgaatTTTCATCTTCATCTAGAAGACAAAGGTCTTGTATATCCAAAGGGGGGGCAACTGACAAAAAACCTGGATGTAGTTATTCCTCTGAATCACGAAGTAAAGCACACGGTATAG